A region of the Lepidochelys kempii isolate rLepKem1 chromosome 24, rLepKem1.hap2, whole genome shotgun sequence genome:
CTGTCGGGTGGAGAGCTTCCTGCCTCATCCTCGGGCCTCGTGTGGCGAGGAGCCAGCGGCAATTAACaccacttccctcctcccccatttcccTGCAGACACGGAAGGACCATTCGGCCATCGACAGCCTGTTCAAGGAACTGGACAAAAACAAAGACCAGCAGCTCAGCTTTGGGGAGTTCATGATCCTGATCACCCGGGTGACCATCGCCACCCATGAGCACATCCACCAGGAAGAGGGGGGCCAGCAGCAACAACAGCATCAGCACTAAGCTCAGGCTGCTGAAGCCTGAGGCCGGGGCCACACGCATCGAGACAGGAGCTGAGCGCGGCTGAGACTCCCCCTGGGTGGGGTCTGACGATCCGGCCATGAGACAATAAAGATTTGCTGTAAAGTTCTCAGAGTTTGTTTGCCTTTGATTTGTGTTTGCCTGGGAGGCTGGCACCATGTGCCAGCTGGTGCCCCC
Encoded here:
- the LOC140902698 gene encoding protein S100-A12-like isoform X2 yields the protein MSQVSQTLIKEEFSELEKAIETIINIFHQYSVRIGHWDTLAKKELKQLIDRHLVNFLKTRKDHSAIDSLFKELDKNKDQQLSFGEFMILITRVTIATHEHIHQEEGGQQQQQHQH